From the Glandiceps talaboti chromosome 10, keGlaTala1.1, whole genome shotgun sequence genome, one window contains:
- the LOC144441476 gene encoding uncharacterized protein LOC144441476 isoform X2, translated as MSSVGMKDEHRQLLRRLKPDIIKDLNAGKVVECMSDIFDEEDEQNITYSKPPIDQARKLIDILLTKGPTAFDKFVTACESCHKHIAKKLKEESGSTDAQSQDAVLKEAIMFIYNEVTLAQCLKVTRCLGLSTVDQDTIRNNFQNDAETQKHRMFVKWQEKKKQNANVDELVKQLNENGCTQQSEDMLKHLQEKGYDHLALSFGNLQISSPDQSARQPVQCTTTQDQVPTHSQGAAASVTSQRGVVAPPPPPPVAPPPSDPVLSQEAEDDFKSLPDFTATQFQSLMKRLKITKEQQRQIGENELSVWNFINFWGNSKQRQTAREVVKAVEKLLKRSDIGNTLRKHLQPGTAGIPLM; from the exons ATGTCCTCGGTTGGTATGAAAGATGAACACAGGCAGCTGTTGAGGCGCTTAAAACCTGATATTATCAAGGATTTAAACGCAGGAAAGGTTGTCGAATGTATGTCTGAC ATCTTTGATGAAGAGGATGAACAGAATATCACCTATTCAAAACCTCCCATAGATCAGGCCAGAAAACTGATTGATATCCTCCTCACAAAAGGTCCCACAGCATTTGATAAGTTTGTAACTGCTTGTGAATCATGTCATAAACATATAGCTAAAAAACTGAAAGAGGAAAGTGGAAGTACAGATGCACAATCCCAAG atgCTGTCCTCAAGGAAGCAATCATGTTTATTTACAATGAGGTAACCTTGGCTCAGTGTTTAAAGGTTACTAGGTGTCTTGGGTTAAGTACTGTTGACCAGGACACCATAAGGaataatttccaaaatgatGCAGAAACACAAAAGCATAGAATGTTTGTCAAATGGCAAGAAAAGAAGAAACAAAATGCAAATGTGGATGAATTGGTTAAACAGTTAAATGAAAATGGATGTACACAGCAATCTGAAGACATGTTAAAGCATTTACAAGAAAAGGGATATG ATCATCTTGCACTTTCCTTTGGAAACTTACAAATAAGTTCACCAG ACCAAAGTGCACGTCAACCAGTGCAGTGCACCACAACTCAAGATCAGGTTCCAACACACTCTCAAGGAGCTGCTGCATCAGTAACATCTCAAAGAGGTGTAGTGGCCCCTCCACCACCTCCTCCCGTAGCACCACCACCCTCTGATCCAGTCTTGTCTCAGGAGGCAGAAGATGATTTCAAAAGTTTGCCAGACTTCACAGCTACACAGTTTCAGTCTTTAATGAAGagattgaaaataacaaaagaacAACAAAGGCAGATCGGTGAG AATGAACTTAGTGTTTGGAATTTTATTAACTTTTGGGGCAACTCAAAGCAAAGGCAAACAGCTCGGGAAGTTGTCAAAGCAGTAGAAAAGCTGTTGAAGAGGTCAGACATAGGCAATACTTTGAGAAAACATTTACAGCCAGGAACAGCAG GCATTCCATTGATGTGA
- the LOC144441476 gene encoding uncharacterized protein LOC144441476 isoform X1 — translation MSSVGMKDEHRQLLRRLKPDIIKDLNAGKVVECMSDIFDEEDEQNITYSKPPIDQARKLIDILLTKGPTAFDKFVTACESCHKHIAKKLKEESGSTDAQSQDAVLKEAIMFIYNEVTLAQCLKVTRCLGLSTVDQDTIRNNFQNDAETQKHRMFVKWQEKKKQNANVDELVKQLNENGCTQQSEDMLKHLQEKGYDHLALSFGNLQISSPDQSARQPVQCTTTQDQVPTHSQGAAASVTSQRGVVAPPPPPPVAPPPSDPVLSQEAEDDFKSLPDFTATQFQSLMKRLKITKEQQRQIGENELSVWNFINFWGNSKQRQTAREVVKAVEKLLKRSDIGNTLRKHLQPGTAGPREDENTGILSMDFKTRHELSLALSIEKDDLHDWRGIAYELGFSTLQIQCLERQKMEGVLKAWDTDQTATVGKFYDILVKLGMTAYASKL, via the exons ATGTCCTCGGTTGGTATGAAAGATGAACACAGGCAGCTGTTGAGGCGCTTAAAACCTGATATTATCAAGGATTTAAACGCAGGAAAGGTTGTCGAATGTATGTCTGAC ATCTTTGATGAAGAGGATGAACAGAATATCACCTATTCAAAACCTCCCATAGATCAGGCCAGAAAACTGATTGATATCCTCCTCACAAAAGGTCCCACAGCATTTGATAAGTTTGTAACTGCTTGTGAATCATGTCATAAACATATAGCTAAAAAACTGAAAGAGGAAAGTGGAAGTACAGATGCACAATCCCAAG atgCTGTCCTCAAGGAAGCAATCATGTTTATTTACAATGAGGTAACCTTGGCTCAGTGTTTAAAGGTTACTAGGTGTCTTGGGTTAAGTACTGTTGACCAGGACACCATAAGGaataatttccaaaatgatGCAGAAACACAAAAGCATAGAATGTTTGTCAAATGGCAAGAAAAGAAGAAACAAAATGCAAATGTGGATGAATTGGTTAAACAGTTAAATGAAAATGGATGTACACAGCAATCTGAAGACATGTTAAAGCATTTACAAGAAAAGGGATATG ATCATCTTGCACTTTCCTTTGGAAACTTACAAATAAGTTCACCAG ACCAAAGTGCACGTCAACCAGTGCAGTGCACCACAACTCAAGATCAGGTTCCAACACACTCTCAAGGAGCTGCTGCATCAGTAACATCTCAAAGAGGTGTAGTGGCCCCTCCACCACCTCCTCCCGTAGCACCACCACCCTCTGATCCAGTCTTGTCTCAGGAGGCAGAAGATGATTTCAAAAGTTTGCCAGACTTCACAGCTACACAGTTTCAGTCTTTAATGAAGagattgaaaataacaaaagaacAACAAAGGCAGATCGGTGAG AATGAACTTAGTGTTTGGAATTTTATTAACTTTTGGGGCAACTCAAAGCAAAGGCAAACAGCTCGGGAAGTTGTCAAAGCAGTAGAAAAGCTGTTGAAGAGGTCAGACATAGGCAATACTTTGAGAAAACATTTACAGCCAGGAACAGCAG gTCCACGGGAGGATGAGAACACAGGAATTCTGAGTATGGATTTTAAAACTAGACACGAACTCAGTCTTGCATTGAGTATTGAAAAGGATG ATCTTCATGACTGGAGGGGTATAGCTTATGAACTTGGATTTTCCACCTTGCAGATTCAGTGCCTTGAACGACAAAAAATGGAGGGTGTTCTTAAAGCATGGGATACAGACCAGACTGCCACAGTTGGAAAATTCTATGACATTCTTGTTAAACTGGGAATGACTGCATATGCGTCCAAGTTGTGA
- the LOC144440574 gene encoding uncharacterized protein LOC144440574 translates to MFVGDNPEHASAVSERLQELDRVKEFCYLGDTLDGAGGSELAVTKRVGLGWRKFRDLESILCGCRLTLAMKGRIYKACVRPVMTYAAETWVMRAVEEGILRRAERAMVRKICGVKLSDRVGSGVLMERLGLGESIVEVARRSSLRWCGHVLRKDEGEGVKRAWNLEVDGKRGRGRPKLTWKSMVEGQCKQIGLNINDYGNRQKWRNVIATWKEGQGEEIDFN, encoded by the coding sequence ATGTTTGTTGGTGATAACCCGGAGCATGCAAGTGCTGTAAGTGAAAGGCTGCAGGAACTGGACCGAGTGAAAGAGTTCTGTTATCTGGGTGATACCTTAGATGGTGCAGGAGGCAGTGAGCTTGCAGTGACAAAAAGAGTGGGACTGGGATGGAGGAAGTTCAGAGACCTTGAATCCATACTATGTGGTTGTAGGCTAACTCTAGCAATGAAAGGTCGGATTTACAAGGCATGTGTGAGGCCAGTTATGACATATGCGGCAGAAACATGGGTGATGAGAGCAGTGGAAGAGGGTATCTTGAGGAGAGCAGAGAGAGCTATGGTTAGAAAGATATGTGGTGTCAAATTGAGTGACAGGGTTGGCTCAGGGGTGCTAATGGAACGGCTAGGTCTAGGTGAGTCAATTGTGGAGGTAGCAAGGCGTAGCTCTCTGAGATGGTGTGGACATGTGCTGAGGAAAGATGAGGGAGAAGGAGTGAAGAGGGCATGGAATCTGGAGGTGGATGGTAAAAGAGGGAGAGGGCGACCAAAGCTGACATGGAAGAGTATGGTGGAAGGACAATGTAAACAGATTGGATTAAACATCAATGACTATGGGAACAGGCAGAAATGGAGGAATGTGATTGCCACATGGAAAGAAGGACAGGGggaagaaatcgactttaattaa